Below is a genomic region from Amycolatopsis sp. 195334CR.
CTCGGGTTTGAAGAACACCAGGATCCCCAGCGGCAGCGTCTGGTTGCTGGTGTCGGAGATGATGAACGTCTTGGCGAACAGGAAGTCGTTCCAGGCGTGGATGAACGAGAGCACGCTGGTCGCCACCAGCCCGGGCGCCACCAGCGGGAACAGGATCTGCCAGGTGAACCGGAACCGGCTGGCACCGTCCACGGTGGCCGCCTCCTCCAGTTCGGCGGGCACCGCGGCGACGAAGCCCCGCAGCATCCAGATCGCGAACGGCAGGGTGAAGGCCAGGTGCACCAGCACCAGCGAGCCCAGTTCGTTCAGCCCGAACGCGGGCGCCACGTCCCCGACCGAGCGCATCAGGAAGAACAGCGGGATGGTCAGCGCCTCGATCGGCACCATCTGCGCCACCAGCAACATCACCAGCAGCACCGTGCGGCCCTTGAAGCGGAACCGGGTCAGCGCCACCGCGGCCAGGAACGACAGCAGCATCGACAGCGCGACCACCACCACCGCGACGATCACGCTGTTCACGAAGTACCGGCCGAGCCCGGCCGACCCCAGCACCCGCTCGAAGCTGTCGAAGCTGGGGGAGAAGGTCCACGGGCGCGGGTTCGCCGACTGGATCTCCCCGGCCGGTTTGAGCGCCGAGAGCACCATCCAGTACAGCGGGAAGGCCACGATCCCGGCCACCACCACGGTGATGATCTCGGCGATCAGCCTGCCCGGCCGCCGCGGCCGCCGCTTCCGCGGTGCCCGCGCCGGGGTCCGCACCACCGGCGGCGCGGTCGCCGTCGCCGTCATAACAGCCCCGCTTCCCGTTTCTGCGACCGGACGTAGAGCGTGGTGATCGACAGCAGCAGCAAGGTCATCACCACCCCGATCGCGGCGCCGAGGCCGTAGTCGGCCCCGGCGAAGGCTTCCTGGTAGGCGTAGACGTTGAGCACCAGGTTCCGCCCGGCCAGCCCGCCCCCGTTGGTCATCACGTAGATCTGGGTGAACACCTTGAAGTCCCAGATGATCGACTGGATGGTGGCGATCATCAGCACCGGCCGCAGGATCGGCAGCATCACCGAGGTGGCGATCCGCGTCCACGACGCACCGTCCAAAGTGGCCGCTTCGAGCACCTCCTCCGGGATCGCCTTGATCCCGGCGTACATGGTGATCAGCACGAACGGGAAGGAGCACCAGATCACCTCGGCGGCGACCAGCCCGAACGCGCTGTAGGTGTCGAAGGTCCACGAGTGCTTCGCCATCGACTCGAAGCCCAGCCCGGACAGCACCTCGTTGACCAGGCCGAAGTCGGTGTCGAAGAGGAACAGCCAGATGTAGGACCCGGCCAGCGCCGGCGTCGCCCAGGCGCCGAGCGCGGCGATGAACAACAGCATGCGCGGCAGCGCGCGCACCCGGCTGGCCAGCACCGCGAGCGTGGTGCCGACCAGCAGGCTGCCGATCACGCACACCCCGGCGAAGCCGATCGTCTTGACCAGCACGGTCCAGAACTGCGCCTCGCCGAGCAGCTTGGTGTAGTTGCCGAAGCCGATGAACTCCAGCGGTGCCCGCCCGGCCGCCTGCGCCTGGCCGTAGTCGTAGAACGAGATCAGCACCAGCTGGTAGATCGGGTACGCCAGCACCGCGAGCAGCAGGATCGCCGCGGGCAGCAGGTAGATCGCCGCCGCGCGGGGCCGGGACCGGGAGGATCTGCGTCGCCATCGGGCCCCTACGAACCGAACGCGTTGTTCATGCGCTCGCTCGCCCCGGCCAGCGCGCCGTCGATGTTCTGCTCCCCGGTGACGATCTGCTGCACCGCGGTGGGCAGGATCTTCTGGGCGTCGATCTTGGACCAGGCCGGGGTGGCCGGCACGAACTTGGTGCCCGCGGTCAGCGTGTCCGCGAACGGCTTGAGGAACGGGTCCGTGGTGGCCAGCTGCTGCTGCACGCTGCCGAGCGTGGGCAGGTTCCCCATCGCGGTGTACATCTTGGCCTGGTACTTGGCGTTGCCCAGGAGCTGGGTGAACTGCACGGCCAGCGTCTTGCGCTTGGTCGCGCCGAACACGCCGAGCAGGTTGCCGCCGGCG
It encodes:
- a CDS encoding carbohydrate ABC transporter permease, which gives rise to MTATATAPPVVRTPARAPRKRRPRRPGRLIAEIITVVVAGIVAFPLYWMVLSALKPAGEIQSANPRPWTFSPSFDSFERVLGSAGLGRYFVNSVIVAVVVVALSMLLSFLAAVALTRFRFKGRTVLLVMLLVAQMVPIEALTIPLFFLMRSVGDVAPAFGLNELGSLVLVHLAFTLPFAIWMLRGFVAAVPAELEEAATVDGASRFRFTWQILFPLVAPGLVATSVLSFIHAWNDFLFAKTFIISDTSNQTLPLGILVFFKPEENDWGAIMAGSTLMTIPVLVFFLLVQRKLVSGMAGAVKG
- a CDS encoding carbohydrate ABC transporter permease; amino-acid sequence: MYLLPAAILLLAVLAYPIYQLVLISFYDYGQAQAAGRAPLEFIGFGNYTKLLGEAQFWTVLVKTIGFAGVCVIGSLLVGTTLAVLASRVRALPRMLLFIAALGAWATPALAGSYIWLFLFDTDFGLVNEVLSGLGFESMAKHSWTFDTYSAFGLVAAEVIWCSFPFVLITMYAGIKAIPEEVLEAATLDGASWTRIATSVMLPILRPVLMIATIQSIIWDFKVFTQIYVMTNGGGLAGRNLVLNVYAYQEAFAGADYGLGAAIGVVMTLLLLSITTLYVRSQKREAGLL